The following are encoded together in the Acidobacteriota bacterium genome:
- a CDS encoding dienelactone hydrolase family protein, with amino-acid sequence MPTSSSSATVSLTEGPVVLGNGIGGETLPIPTADPTGFHQAISEPSAMPATEILGSLFLPRGKGPWPVVIVVPGSLGVAPSHLAKADLLTEAGIASCVIDPFGTRGVTSTVANQAQYSFAASAWDVLATAAVLTRRADIDAARIGAQGHSRGGSAVLSAACLAPLVDPERASGLAAVYAAYPWSGFQFLRPDVGRTVVRSVIGDLDEWCLPLQVQAHMHAMTLCGCDASFRLFPDTHHSFDRDTPVELVPDASTSPGAPTIYIRDDGALVHPVSGEADPGFTERDAMIYQVKSPYGRRGARIGTAGDQARAFHEDMMAFWTAALG; translated from the coding sequence GTGCCAACGAGCAGCAGCAGCGCAACGGTCAGCCTGACCGAGGGGCCGGTGGTTCTCGGGAACGGCATCGGCGGAGAGACGCTCCCTATCCCCACCGCCGATCCAACGGGTTTCCACCAGGCGATCTCCGAACCTAGCGCCATGCCGGCCACGGAGATCCTCGGCAGCCTGTTCCTGCCGCGCGGAAAGGGTCCATGGCCCGTCGTGATCGTCGTGCCTGGGAGCCTGGGCGTCGCGCCGTCTCACCTCGCCAAGGCGGACCTGCTCACGGAGGCCGGGATCGCCTCCTGTGTGATCGACCCCTTCGGCACGCGCGGCGTGACCTCCACCGTCGCCAACCAGGCGCAGTACTCGTTCGCCGCCAGCGCCTGGGACGTGCTCGCGACCGCCGCAGTGCTGACCCGGCGCGCGGACATCGACGCGGCGCGCATCGGCGCCCAGGGCCACAGCCGCGGCGGGTCGGCGGTGCTGTCCGCGGCCTGCCTGGCGCCCCTGGTCGACCCTGAACGGGCTTCCGGACTCGCCGCCGTGTACGCCGCCTATCCGTGGTCGGGCTTCCAGTTCCTGAGGCCGGACGTCGGCCGCACCGTCGTGCGCTCCGTCATCGGCGATCTGGACGAGTGGTGCCTGCCGCTCCAGGTCCAGGCCCACATGCACGCGATGACCCTCTGCGGATGCGACGCCAGCTTCCGGCTCTTCCCGGACACGCACCACAGCTTCGACCGTGACACGCCGGTGGAACTGGTCCCGGACGCATCCACAAGCCCGGGGGCTCCGACGATCTACATCCGCGACGACGGCGCCCTCGTCCACCCCGTGAGTGGAGAGGCCGATCCGGGCTTCACAGAGCGCGACGCGATGATCTACCAGGTCAAGTCGCCGTACGGACGCAGGGGCGCACGGATCGGCACCGCCGGCGACCAGGCTCGGGCGTTCCACGAGGACATGATGGCCTTCTGGACCGCCGCGCTCGGCTAG
- a CDS encoding DUF1592 domain-containing protein, producing MALLISGFVPGGAGAGAFEAEVEPLFEASCLTCHVGTEMTPLDLTLLGRDLADRETFRLWERIFDRVSGGEMPPPGARRPAQRIVDSALDSLRGALLEANRVERAGQRTPLRRLTRLEYEYTIQDLLGIDPDVAASLANDLPEETDTGGFDVVAENQGISPLHVRSYLTAAAGALDEALRTGPQPETRTVEIDYKKSPYLNRNSVGEYLGAGIVKIVDDAAVMFFEGGSTYTFHSMTEGFLVDMPGRYRVTIDAYPYQATSPITLTLFHGNQQGVATAALNSLIGSFDLVEPEGRVVEVTPYLRPRDLVAPSLADAYRPPDDKVSYFAAERNVQDYPWEGIAFRTMTIEGPLFEDWPPRSARELLSGIEFDDAGEPVLTKAPQEHVVDVVTRFGPRAFRRPLTEGELETYAALAKPALEEGLPFIEAVREPLRAMLIAPAFVYHVGSRGELDDFQVATRLSYLLWRSMPDRELFDLAAAGRLSDDDVLASQVDRMLDDPKSQRFIEDFAGQAFRLYEMNATTPDKALYPEYDSRLGQAMTRETQLFLAELLAEDLSVGNLIDSDFTFLNRRLAEHYGFEGVTGQQMRKVAIPEDSPRGGLLTQASIHKITANGTTTSPVPRGNFVLANLLGQPAPPPPAGIEGLEPDTRGATTIREQLDKHRTDTVCNSCHRNIDPPGFALESFDPIGGFREAYRIPGEEGAGGYRKGLAVDVTGVTPQGQVFVGIEEYKKLLYGNELDQVARHIASQLIAFATGAPVEFADREAVEDILSELAEDGYPLRSMIREVVKSDLFDNL from the coding sequence GTGGCGCTGCTGATCTCGGGCTTCGTCCCGGGCGGCGCCGGCGCCGGTGCGTTCGAGGCGGAAGTCGAGCCGCTGTTCGAGGCGTCGTGTCTGACGTGTCATGTCGGGACGGAGATGACGCCGCTCGACCTGACCCTGCTCGGTCGCGACCTGGCCGACCGGGAGACCTTCCGCCTTTGGGAGCGCATCTTCGATCGGGTCAGCGGAGGGGAGATGCCGCCGCCTGGTGCTCGCAGGCCGGCTCAGCGCATCGTCGACTCGGCGCTTGACTCCCTGAGAGGCGCCCTGCTCGAAGCGAACCGGGTCGAGCGCGCCGGGCAGCGCACGCCGCTCCGCCGCCTCACCAGGCTGGAGTACGAGTACACGATCCAGGACCTGCTGGGGATCGATCCCGACGTGGCCGCGAGCCTGGCCAACGACCTGCCAGAGGAGACGGACACCGGCGGTTTCGACGTGGTGGCCGAGAATCAGGGCATCTCGCCTCTCCACGTCCGCAGCTACCTGACCGCGGCGGCCGGCGCGCTCGACGAGGCGCTCAGGACCGGCCCGCAGCCCGAGACGCGAACCGTCGAGATCGACTACAAGAAGTCGCCCTATCTCAACCGGAACTCGGTCGGCGAGTACCTCGGCGCCGGCATCGTCAAGATTGTCGACGACGCAGCGGTCATGTTCTTCGAGGGCGGCTCGACCTACACCTTCCACAGCATGACCGAGGGTTTCCTCGTCGACATGCCGGGCCGCTACCGGGTGACGATCGACGCGTACCCCTACCAGGCGACGTCGCCGATCACGCTGACCCTCTTCCACGGCAATCAGCAGGGAGTCGCGACCGCGGCGCTGAACAGCCTGATCGGCTCGTTCGACCTGGTGGAGCCCGAAGGCCGGGTCGTCGAAGTCACTCCCTACCTCCGGCCGCGCGATCTGGTCGCTCCTTCGCTGGCCGACGCCTACCGGCCGCCGGACGACAAGGTGTCGTACTTCGCGGCGGAGCGAAACGTCCAGGACTACCCGTGGGAGGGCATCGCGTTCCGGACGATGACGATCGAGGGGCCGCTCTTCGAGGACTGGCCGCCGCGCAGCGCGAGGGAACTGCTCTCCGGGATCGAGTTCGACGACGCGGGCGAACCGGTGCTCACCAAGGCGCCGCAGGAGCACGTCGTCGACGTCGTCACGCGCTTCGGGCCGCGCGCCTTCCGGCGGCCGCTCACGGAGGGCGAGCTGGAAACCTACGCCGCGCTGGCGAAGCCCGCCCTCGAAGAGGGACTGCCGTTCATCGAGGCGGTCCGTGAGCCGTTGCGCGCCATGCTGATCGCTCCGGCGTTCGTCTACCACGTCGGGAGCCGGGGAGAGCTGGACGACTTCCAGGTCGCGACGCGGCTCTCCTACCTGCTCTGGCGTTCGATGCCGGACCGGGAACTCTTCGATCTGGCGGCCGCCGGCAGGCTGTCTGACGACGACGTGCTGGCGAGCCAGGTCGACCGGATGCTCGACGATCCGAAGAGCCAGCGGTTCATCGAGGACTTCGCCGGCCAGGCGTTCCGGCTTTACGAGATGAACGCGACGACGCCCGACAAGGCGCTCTATCCCGAGTACGACAGCCGGCTGGGACAGGCGATGACCCGCGAGACGCAGCTCTTCCTGGCCGAGCTCCTCGCGGAGGACCTGAGCGTCGGCAACCTGATCGACTCCGACTTCACCTTCCTCAATCGCCGCCTCGCCGAGCACTACGGCTTCGAGGGCGTCACCGGCCAGCAGATGCGGAAGGTGGCGATTCCCGAGGACAGTCCCCGCGGCGGCCTGCTGACCCAGGCGAGCATTCACAAGATCACCGCCAACGGCACGACGACGTCGCCGGTGCCGCGCGGCAACTTCGTGCTCGCGAATCTGCTCGGTCAGCCGGCGCCCCCGCCCCCCGCGGGCATTGAGGGCCTGGAGCCGGACACCCGGGGCGCGACGACGATCCGCGAGCAACTCGACAAGCACCGCACGGACACGGTCTGCAACAGTTGCCACCGCAACATCGACCCGCCGGGCTTCGCGCTCGAGTCCTTCGACCCGATCGGCGGCTTCCGCGAGGCGTACCGCATTCCGGGCGAGGAGGGCGCCGGCGGCTATCGCAAGGGGCTTGCGGTGGACGTCACCGGCGTCACCCCGCAGGGACAGGTCTTCGTCGGCATCGAGGAGTACAAGAAGCTGCTCTACGGCAACGAGCTCGACCAGGTGGCGCGCCACATCGCGTCCCAGTTGATCGCCTTCGCCACGGGCGCTCCGGTCGAGTTCGCGGACCGTGAAGCGGTGGAGGACATCCTCAGCGAGCTCGCCGAGGACGGCTATCCCCTGCGCAGCATGATCCGGGAGGTCGTGAAGAGCGATCTCTTCGACAACCTGTAG
- a CDS encoding DUF1552 domain-containing protein yields the protein MYRTIDRRTFLRASGVALALPLLETMQPSLVRAATGEAPRRMVNICNTLGIYPEAWLPKQTGAAYETTEYLRIIDRHREHYSLFSNFSHEDQTGRQPHNSEVTFLTAARGPGRDGFKNTISIDQAAANHLGYVTRFPSVTLGTASGQSQSYTANGVMIPAEISPARLFRKMFLAGEPEEVERESRNLASGGSILDRVKAEASALRRRVSSADQVRLDAYYAAVRTAEQELNEAGAWLKRPKPVVALDQPTDIPDKADLIGRIRLLFNMVPLILETDSSRVISIMIQDHGVVPQVQGVNGSHHNLSHHGQDEAKIDQLKMIEARIIGQLDGLLMELRERGDSHGPLLDSTTVLFGSNLGNANSHEPKHLPILVAGGGLSHGKHHRHEGEHDAPLSNLFVTLLQAMGVETDRFGQSTGSLTWS from the coding sequence ATGTACAGAACCATCGACAGACGCACCTTCCTGCGCGCTTCAGGCGTCGCGCTTGCCCTGCCGCTGCTCGAGACGATGCAACCTTCACTCGTTCGTGCCGCTACCGGCGAGGCGCCGAGGCGGATGGTCAACATCTGCAACACCTTGGGGATCTACCCGGAAGCGTGGTTGCCGAAACAGACCGGCGCTGCTTACGAGACGACCGAGTACCTGCGGATCATCGACAGGCACCGTGAGCACTACTCGCTTTTCTCGAACTTCTCTCACGAGGACCAGACCGGCCGCCAGCCCCACAACTCCGAGGTCACGTTCCTCACGGCGGCCCGCGGCCCCGGGCGGGACGGCTTCAAGAACACGATCTCGATCGACCAGGCGGCGGCCAACCACCTCGGCTACGTGACGCGTTTCCCGTCGGTCACGCTTGGGACGGCGAGCGGGCAGAGCCAGTCCTACACGGCGAACGGCGTGATGATCCCGGCGGAGATCAGCCCGGCCAGGCTGTTCAGGAAGATGTTCCTCGCAGGCGAGCCGGAGGAGGTCGAGCGCGAGTCGCGCAATCTGGCGAGCGGCGGCAGCATTCTCGATCGCGTCAAGGCCGAGGCCTCGGCACTACGCCGGCGCGTGAGTTCAGCCGACCAGGTGCGGCTCGACGCCTACTACGCCGCGGTGCGCACGGCCGAGCAGGAACTGAACGAGGCCGGCGCCTGGCTGAAGCGGCCGAAACCGGTGGTCGCCCTTGACCAGCCCACGGACATCCCGGACAAGGCGGACCTGATCGGCCGCATCCGGTTGCTCTTCAACATGGTTCCCCTCATCCTCGAGACGGACTCGTCCCGCGTGATCAGCATCATGATCCAGGATCACGGCGTCGTGCCCCAGGTCCAGGGCGTGAACGGTTCCCATCACAACCTGTCCCACCACGGCCAGGACGAGGCGAAGATCGACCAACTCAAGATGATCGAGGCCCGGATCATCGGTCAGTTGGACGGTCTGCTGATGGAGCTCCGGGAGCGCGGCGACAGCCACGGCCCGCTGCTCGACTCGACCACCGTCCTGTTCGGTTCCAACCTCGGCAACGCGAACTCCCACGAGCCGAAGCACCTGCCGATCCTGGTCGCCGGCGGTGGCCTCAGTCACGGCAAGCACCACCGGCACGAGGGCGAACACGACGCGCCGCTCAGCAATCTGTTCGTGACCCTGCTGCAGGCGATGGGCGTGGAGACGGACCGGTTCGGCCAGAGCACCGGCTCGTTGACCTGGTCCTAG
- a CDS encoding CoA transferase translates to MEQRPPLHGVRVLELADGVAAAYCARQFALWGADVVVLEREGGSRLRRMGPHGGEGAARESLLWQFVAANKRAMSLSSACPDADALLEVLRRADVLVTDWADADLERWGLTLDGLRERLPGLVLVSVSPFGLDGPYAGLVGSELVVQALSGYAGLNGEKRRAPLKAPGQILGYTCGVCAFVAAAAALIARLGSGRGSFVEVSEMETLTAILPLLRIEYTGVHPERDSGPSTGVRAHRCRDGWVTFVPPPANQLGDYGAALGVDDGEWPRSVDGEDPVARVRRLLPFLAGRVREKTMDEVFHGLLERKIVCGKVVKPVDLLAEEHLAARGFFQTLHHPRLGELPFAGPGARLGLTDAVPPAQAPVVREQMEPSSLDWQPVEPPAGPGEKGESLPLADVEIVDLTQAWIGPFATMLLADLGAGVIKIESHQRPDVWRRWLASPVPMANAPPGLVNSSPNYNSVNRNKRSLCLDLKTEEGKDLLRRLAAGADMVMENFTPRVMERFGLEWPELSAENPGLVMTHWSGFGKTGPLSDYKANGTSIEALAGWDWLHRYAGGDPMVMGFYQADAITGMQMAATTLVALFHSRRTGEGQSIDGSMIEAAVGYLGEVLLDAALGGEQTPPGNGDLDLAPHGVYPCAGDDRWIAVAVESDEMWCRLVAISGSGTLADPAFDRHADRIANAEKLDEAIAEWTRTRQAEHLMERLQAAGIAAGVVRTTAELMECSHLRERRWFRRIEHADVGEHRYAGHPWRIDGLLERSDVPPPRLGEHSRELLRERLGLSETEIDDLFDRGVTGAVLS, encoded by the coding sequence TTGGAGCAGCGCCCGCCGCTTCACGGCGTCCGCGTTCTTGAACTGGCCGACGGCGTCGCCGCGGCTTACTGTGCGCGGCAGTTCGCGCTCTGGGGCGCCGACGTCGTCGTGCTGGAGCGTGAAGGCGGCTCGCGGCTGCGACGGATGGGACCGCATGGCGGGGAAGGTGCCGCCAGGGAATCGCTTCTCTGGCAGTTCGTCGCCGCGAACAAGCGGGCGATGTCGCTGTCCTCCGCGTGTCCCGACGCGGACGCGCTGCTCGAAGTGCTGCGGCGAGCCGATGTTCTCGTAACCGACTGGGCCGACGCCGATCTGGAGCGCTGGGGCCTTACGCTGGATGGTCTCCGAGAACGGCTCCCGGGACTGGTTCTCGTATCGGTCTCGCCGTTCGGCCTGGACGGGCCGTACGCCGGCCTCGTCGGGTCGGAGCTGGTGGTTCAGGCGCTGTCGGGTTATGCCGGACTGAACGGCGAGAAGCGCCGAGCTCCGCTCAAGGCGCCCGGCCAAATCCTCGGCTACACCTGCGGGGTCTGCGCCTTCGTCGCGGCTGCCGCGGCCCTGATAGCGCGCCTTGGCAGCGGGAGAGGCAGCTTTGTCGAGGTGTCCGAGATGGAGACGCTGACCGCCATCCTGCCGCTGCTCCGGATCGAGTACACGGGCGTGCATCCCGAGCGCGACAGCGGACCCTCGACCGGCGTGCGGGCCCATCGCTGCCGCGACGGATGGGTGACGTTCGTCCCGCCGCCCGCTAACCAGCTCGGCGACTACGGCGCGGCGCTGGGTGTCGACGACGGGGAGTGGCCGCGGTCTGTGGACGGCGAGGACCCAGTCGCGCGTGTCCGGCGGTTGCTTCCGTTCCTGGCGGGCCGCGTCCGCGAGAAGACGATGGACGAGGTGTTCCACGGTCTCCTGGAGCGGAAGATCGTCTGCGGCAAAGTGGTGAAGCCGGTCGACCTGCTTGCCGAGGAGCATCTCGCTGCTCGCGGTTTCTTCCAGACCCTTCACCATCCGCGGCTTGGAGAGCTGCCATTCGCCGGCCCGGGGGCCAGGCTCGGTCTGACGGACGCGGTGCCGCCGGCGCAGGCGCCGGTGGTCCGTGAACAGATGGAGCCGTCGTCCCTCGATTGGCAGCCGGTCGAGCCGCCGGCCGGGCCAGGGGAGAAAGGCGAGTCGTTGCCGCTGGCCGACGTCGAGATCGTCGACCTGACCCAGGCCTGGATCGGCCCCTTCGCCACCATGCTCCTGGCCGACCTCGGCGCCGGCGTGATCAAGATCGAGTCGCACCAGCGCCCGGACGTCTGGCGGCGATGGCTGGCGAGTCCGGTACCGATGGCGAACGCGCCTCCGGGCCTTGTGAACTCGAGCCCGAACTACAACAGCGTCAACCGGAACAAGCGGTCCCTCTGCCTGGACCTCAAGACCGAAGAGGGCAAGGATCTGCTCCGACGGCTGGCCGCCGGCGCCGACATGGTGATGGAGAACTTCACGCCGCGCGTCATGGAGCGTTTCGGACTCGAGTGGCCGGAGCTCTCGGCGGAGAATCCGGGGCTGGTCATGACCCACTGGTCCGGCTTCGGCAAGACCGGACCGCTGAGTGACTACAAGGCGAACGGAACCTCGATCGAGGCGCTCGCCGGCTGGGACTGGCTCCACCGCTATGCCGGCGGCGATCCGATGGTCATGGGCTTCTACCAGGCCGACGCGATCACCGGCATGCAGATGGCGGCGACCACGCTGGTCGCGCTCTTCCACAGCCGGCGCACGGGCGAGGGGCAGTCGATCGACGGCAGCATGATCGAGGCGGCGGTCGGCTACCTCGGCGAAGTGCTCCTCGATGCCGCGCTGGGCGGCGAGCAGACGCCGCCGGGCAACGGTGACCTGGATCTCGCGCCGCACGGCGTCTACCCGTGCGCCGGGGACGACCGCTGGATCGCCGTGGCGGTCGAGTCCGATGAGATGTGGTGTCGGCTCGTGGCGATTTCGGGTTCCGGGACCCTTGCGGATCCGGCATTCGACCGGCACGCGGACCGCATTGCCAACGCGGAGAAGCTCGACGAGGCGATCGCCGAGTGGACGCGCACCCGGCAGGCGGAGCACCTGATGGAACGCCTGCAAGCCGCCGGCATAGCCGCCGGCGTCGTGCGCACGACCGCCGAACTCATGGAGTGCTCTCATCTGAGAGAGCGGCGCTGGTTCCGCAGAATCGAGCACGCGGACGTCGGCGAGCACCGCTACGCCGGCCATCCCTGGCGGATCGACGGCCTGCTGGAACGCTCCGACGTGCCGCCGCCCCGGCTCGGCGAGCACAGCCGCGAGTTGTTGCGGGAGCGCCTCGGTCTCTCGGAGACCGAGATCGACGACCTCTTCGACCGCGGTGTTACCGGAGCCGTGCTGAGCTAG
- a CDS encoding PQQ-binding-like beta-propeller repeat protein, producing MTSDGLAALSRVAPVVGSNREWGRLKRLVVIALLSLGCVREADSDWPQWRGPEGLGVSTATSLPVEWSDGETNTRWTVALQGLGNSSPIVALDTVYLTEARRENPGEEPRRFSRWLLAIDGENGGLRWEKRISTADAEPKHRENTFSSPTPAADGQGVYVYFGAHLARVLHAGEVDWLVEVAPDYAATSRYGAASSPVLAADVVVVMQDREWGYRRRPSHTGWIAGFDRDSGALRWKHEWAGEEGPCCTYTTPLILRSGSRERLIVAYSWIMREYDPQTGEILWSYEYTDGGWAINQLASSPVFENDLLVVSGGAHGVKSTQAFSFAASDSGSIPTLLWGNEQAVPETSSPLLMDGVLYTVTDNRTMSAYDGHTGHLYWRQRLPPNGKYQASLLGGAGRIYAAATDGVAVIEAGREFKLLANNVSDGGLTNASLAVGADCLLLRTLTALRCIEGSESTVRSEQSGPAEPEAY from the coding sequence GTGACGAGTGACGGCCTCGCGGCGCTCTCGAGGGTTGCGCCGGTCGTTGGCTCGAACAGGGAATGGGGACGGTTGAAGCGACTTGTCGTCATCGCGCTTCTGTCTCTCGGTTGCGTCCGGGAGGCAGATTCTGACTGGCCACAATGGCGTGGACCGGAGGGACTTGGCGTCTCAACCGCAACCAGTCTTCCAGTGGAGTGGTCGGATGGGGAGACGAACACTCGCTGGACCGTCGCACTTCAAGGACTGGGGAATTCGTCTCCGATCGTCGCTCTCGACACCGTCTACCTCACGGAGGCGCGGCGAGAGAATCCGGGGGAGGAGCCCAGACGTTTCTCCAGATGGCTGCTAGCCATTGACGGCGAGAACGGCGGCCTGAGGTGGGAGAAACGAATCTCAACCGCGGATGCAGAACCAAAGCACCGGGAGAACACGTTCTCCAGTCCGACTCCGGCTGCCGACGGACAGGGTGTGTACGTCTACTTCGGCGCTCACCTGGCTCGCGTGCTCCACGCAGGAGAGGTTGACTGGCTGGTAGAGGTGGCCCCGGATTACGCTGCCACTTCGCGCTACGGCGCGGCGAGTTCTCCCGTGCTCGCTGCGGATGTCGTTGTGGTCATGCAAGACCGCGAATGGGGCTACCGGCGCCGACCTTCACACACGGGGTGGATCGCCGGCTTCGACCGCGATAGCGGCGCGCTTCGGTGGAAGCACGAGTGGGCCGGCGAAGAGGGTCCGTGCTGTACCTACACTACGCCCCTCATCCTGAGGAGCGGGTCGAGAGAGCGGTTGATCGTCGCCTACTCCTGGATCATGCGCGAGTACGATCCGCAGACAGGCGAGATTCTCTGGTCATACGAGTACACGGACGGCGGCTGGGCGATCAACCAGTTGGCGTCCAGTCCCGTTTTCGAGAACGATCTTCTGGTCGTTTCGGGCGGCGCTCACGGTGTCAAGTCAACTCAGGCATTCAGCTTCGCGGCGTCGGACTCGGGCAGCATCCCGACGTTGCTCTGGGGCAATGAGCAGGCGGTTCCCGAAACCAGTTCCCCACTGCTCATGGACGGCGTTCTCTACACCGTCACGGACAACAGGACGATGAGTGCCTACGATGGGCACACGGGCCATCTTTACTGGAGGCAGAGGCTCCCTCCGAACGGCAAGTACCAGGCCTCGCTCCTGGGTGGGGCCGGTCGGATCTATGCGGCCGCAACCGACGGGGTCGCGGTCATCGAGGCCGGCAGGGAGTTCAAGCTGCTGGCGAACAATGTCTCGGATGGCGGCCTCACTAACGCATCGCTCGCCGTCGGGGCTGACTGTTTGCTGCTGCGAACGCTAACCGCGCTTCGTTGCATTGAAGGCTCAGAGTCGACGGTCAGGTCAGAGCAGTCGGGTCCGGCCGAGCCTGAGGCGTACTGA
- a CDS encoding BlaI/MecI/CopY family transcriptional regulator translates to MPQPRIAREAKVNELPLLSRREREVMDIVHEAGAATAAQIRERMAEPPTYSAVRSVLRILVNKGHLASEQEGARYLYAPTVPASRARRSAMRHVLRTFFGGSVEGAVATLLELDETTLAPEERARIQALIDEASREGR, encoded by the coding sequence ATGCCGCAGCCACGGATCGCACGCGAGGCCAAGGTGAACGAACTGCCCCTACTCAGCAGACGAGAGCGCGAGGTCATGGACATCGTCCATGAGGCGGGAGCCGCGACGGCCGCGCAGATCCGGGAACGTATGGCCGAGCCGCCCACGTACTCCGCTGTGCGATCGGTGCTCCGGATCCTTGTCAACAAGGGACATCTCGCCAGTGAGCAGGAGGGCGCTCGCTATCTGTATGCACCCACAGTGCCCGCTTCGCGCGCGCGACGTTCCGCCATGCGACACGTTCTCAGGACGTTCTTCGGCGGCTCGGTGGAGGGCGCGGTAGCCACGCTCCTGGAGCTTGATGAGACGACACTCGCTCCGGAAGAGCGAGCGCGCATTCAGGCGCTCATCGACGAGGCGTCGAGGGAGGGCCGGTGA
- a CDS encoding M56 family metallopeptidase — protein sequence MTEFVVTMGVSSLANLFVRATIVLLVALALQWLTHRGPALTRHNLWTLTFAILLVLPVVRLFGPTWDVPVLPEAGGPADEVRLETSALAVEAYATAAATEPAPPARVASASGEALESPPLWGLARLAFLVWATGCGVALASVGVGALRFHKLARNALYVENEAWLRRLEELRKDLAIRTEVRLLQGKGVLTPMTGGIRKPAILLPVSAVDWSDARCRIVLAHELVHVRRRDALRQLVGRAVLALYWFHPLSWVASCMAGARREEACDQDVLLVGVRPSEYAEHLLSLAEASAPARAVLSLPMAHQSRLESRIRAVLRPSRARPGSVLVAAVAALTTVVLAGISVSVVDPVRQETDRYIGAKVANASDREARRDGRLFVAPVLESDLDQELAKLKIAWSVGRHDPLDR from the coding sequence GTGACCGAGTTCGTCGTGACAATGGGAGTATCGAGCTTGGCGAATCTCTTCGTCCGGGCAACGATCGTGTTGCTGGTGGCGCTGGCTCTTCAGTGGTTGACCCATAGGGGGCCGGCACTGACGCGTCACAACTTGTGGACGCTCACATTCGCGATCCTGCTTGTGCTGCCTGTCGTTAGGCTGTTCGGTCCGACCTGGGATGTGCCGGTGCTTCCCGAGGCCGGCGGACCGGCCGACGAAGTGCGGCTTGAGACTTCGGCGCTGGCTGTAGAGGCTTACGCGACTGCTGCTGCCACAGAACCTGCGCCTCCTGCCCGGGTCGCTTCCGCGTCCGGCGAGGCCTTGGAGTCGCCTCCTCTCTGGGGCTTGGCCCGGCTGGCCTTCCTCGTGTGGGCGACCGGCTGCGGAGTAGCACTCGCATCCGTTGGTGTTGGAGCCCTGCGGTTCCACAAGCTGGCTCGCAACGCGTTGTACGTGGAGAATGAAGCCTGGCTCCGGCGGTTGGAAGAGCTACGAAAGGACCTGGCCATCCGGACCGAAGTGCGGCTCCTTCAGGGGAAGGGAGTCCTGACTCCGATGACGGGAGGCATACGGAAGCCGGCCATCCTGCTCCCAGTTTCGGCGGTGGACTGGTCTGATGCGCGGTGTCGCATCGTCCTTGCCCACGAACTGGTCCATGTCCGCAGGCGTGACGCTCTCCGCCAACTCGTGGGCCGTGCGGTGCTCGCGCTCTACTGGTTTCATCCGCTGAGTTGGGTGGCGTCGTGCATGGCTGGCGCGAGACGTGAGGAAGCCTGCGACCAGGATGTTCTGCTAGTCGGTGTCCGACCGTCGGAGTACGCAGAGCACCTTCTCTCGCTCGCTGAGGCGAGTGCCCCAGCTCGAGCGGTCCTGTCGCTGCCGATGGCACATCAGTCACGGTTGGAGAGCAGAATCAGGGCTGTCCTCAGACCCAGTCGGGCGCGTCCCGGCAGTGTTCTGGTTGCTGCAGTTGCCGCCTTGACCACCGTCGTCCTCGCCGGAATCTCCGTATCGGTCGTCGACCCGGTCCGCCAGGAAACCGACCGGTACATCGGGGCGAAGGTCGCCAACGCATCGGACCGAGAGGCCCGAAGGGACGGCCGGCTCTTCGTTGCCCCCGTGCTCGAGAGCGACCTCGACCAGGAACTCGCGAAACTGAAGATCGCGTGGAGCGTCGGTCGTCACGACCCGCTCGATCGTTGA